The following coding sequences are from one Hymenobacter sp. DG25A window:
- a CDS encoding transglycosylase domain-containing protein yields MSASNSSKSPAQTVPRRRWPNILTRAIWGAFVVGLGVFLLYPILVSTNFLFLFGKSPSLEELENPKVEQASELYTSDGVMIGRYFRENRVPVPYSKMSPMLVKALIATEDVRYYKHSGIDAQALLGTVYAVVQGDKRGGSTITQQLAKNLYKTRRGETRGLLGYIPVVSTVISKTKEWLTAVELEKRYTKEEILRMYLNTVDYGSSSFGIKVAAKTFFSTSPDSLKPEEAAMLIGAVNAPTTYNARFHPEAALRRRNLVLERMGQAGYLSADSVKMLQQRPISLRYQVERHVDGPENYFRGAVSQFVNKWCEKNGYDMYRDGLKIYTTIDSRMQAHAEEALQSRMKALQRSFDNFWRNRGSNPWVDEDGKEIPNFIENQMKRTDQYKLLAARYKGRPDLLDSALHHKRPMKVFTWKGDGDTTLVLSPLDSLAYYKHFLHAGMMTMDPFSGHVKAWVGGINFRFFKYDHVKQGKRQAGSTFKPFVYLTAIDNGYSPCDRIRDQHVTIKYVENGQDMEWKPDNVTREYTGINMTLRTAMARSINSVTAQLTELVGWENVVKYAHKVGIQSTLLPVPSIGLGSAGDVNVYEMVGAYSTFVNTGFRTEPMYITRIEDRNGNVIKQFDPVQKRVIPAETAWLMLYMLRGGMDEPGGTSQGLWDYELWKKNNQIGGKTGTTSNYSDGWYMGVTKDLVTGVWVGGEDRSIHFFRSQQGEGGRMALPIFGTYMEKLYQDRNLDITMGPFPKPTVKISKKYVCYTEEPRPKRAEPVDSIVVDNLLEQINSGAVAVPDSL; encoded by the coding sequence ATGTCCGCTTCCAATTCGTCTAAATCCCCTGCTCAAACAGTTCCCCGGCGGCGCTGGCCCAATATTCTGACCCGTGCTATCTGGGGTGCGTTTGTGGTCGGGCTGGGGGTGTTTCTGCTGTATCCTATTCTGGTCAGTACCAACTTTCTGTTCCTTTTTGGCAAGTCGCCGAGCCTGGAGGAGTTGGAAAACCCCAAAGTGGAGCAAGCCTCGGAGCTGTATACTTCTGATGGGGTAATGATAGGCCGGTACTTTCGCGAAAACCGCGTGCCCGTGCCCTACAGCAAAATGTCGCCCATGCTCGTGAAGGCCCTCATTGCCACCGAGGACGTGCGCTACTATAAGCACTCCGGCATTGATGCCCAGGCACTGCTGGGAACAGTATATGCCGTGGTGCAGGGAGATAAGCGTGGGGGCAGCACCATTACGCAGCAGTTGGCCAAAAACCTGTACAAAACCCGCCGCGGCGAAACGCGCGGACTGCTGGGCTATATTCCGGTTGTAAGCACCGTCATCAGCAAAACCAAGGAATGGCTGACGGCTGTGGAGCTGGAAAAGCGCTACACCAAGGAAGAAATTCTGCGGATGTACCTCAATACCGTGGACTACGGCTCCAGCTCCTTCGGCATTAAAGTAGCCGCCAAAACGTTCTTCAGCACCTCGCCCGATAGCCTCAAGCCCGAAGAAGCAGCCATGCTGATCGGGGCCGTAAATGCACCTACTACCTACAATGCCCGCTTTCACCCCGAGGCCGCCCTGCGCCGCCGCAATCTGGTGCTGGAGCGCATGGGCCAGGCTGGCTACCTCTCCGCTGATAGTGTAAAAATGCTGCAGCAGCGGCCCATTTCGCTACGATACCAGGTAGAGCGGCACGTAGACGGGCCGGAAAATTATTTCCGCGGGGCTGTGAGTCAGTTTGTAAATAAATGGTGCGAGAAGAACGGCTACGATATGTACCGCGACGGCCTAAAGATTTACACCACCATCGACTCCCGCATGCAGGCCCACGCCGAAGAGGCCCTGCAGAGCCGCATGAAGGCCCTGCAGCGCTCCTTCGATAACTTCTGGCGCAACCGGGGCTCCAACCCCTGGGTGGATGAGGATGGCAAGGAGATTCCCAACTTCATCGAAAACCAGATGAAGCGCACCGACCAGTACAAGCTACTGGCCGCCCGCTACAAAGGCCGCCCTGATCTGCTGGACTCCGCCCTGCACCACAAGCGCCCCATGAAGGTATTTACCTGGAAGGGCGACGGTGACACCACGCTGGTGCTTTCCCCGCTCGACTCGCTGGCGTACTACAAGCACTTCCTGCACGCGGGCATGATGACCATGGACCCCTTCAGCGGGCACGTGAAGGCTTGGGTGGGCGGCATCAACTTCCGCTTCTTTAAGTACGACCACGTGAAGCAGGGCAAGCGCCAGGCCGGCTCCACTTTCAAGCCCTTCGTGTATCTCACCGCCATTGATAATGGCTACTCGCCCTGCGACCGTATCCGGGACCAGCACGTGACCATCAAGTACGTGGAAAACGGCCAGGACATGGAGTGGAAGCCCGATAACGTAACGCGCGAGTACACCGGCATCAACATGACGTTACGTACCGCCATGGCCCGTTCCATTAACTCCGTCACAGCTCAGCTAACAGAATTGGTGGGCTGGGAAAACGTGGTAAAATATGCCCATAAAGTGGGTATACAAAGCACGTTGCTGCCCGTGCCCAGCATAGGCCTGGGCTCGGCCGGTGATGTGAATGTGTATGAGATGGTGGGGGCTTACAGCACCTTCGTGAATACCGGCTTCCGCACCGAGCCCATGTACATTACGCGCATCGAGGACCGCAACGGCAACGTCATCAAGCAGTTTGACCCCGTGCAGAAACGCGTGATTCCGGCCGAAACGGCCTGGCTGATGCTCTATATGCTGCGCGGCGGCATGGACGAGCCCGGTGGAACCTCGCAGGGGCTTTGGGATTATGAGCTCTGGAAAAAGAACAACCAGATAGGCGGCAAAACCGGTACCACCTCCAACTATTCCGATGGCTGGTACATGGGCGTCACCAAAGACCTGGTAACCGGCGTGTGGGTGGGCGGCGAAGACCGCAGCATCCACTTCTTCCGCTCGCAACAGGGCGAAGGCGGCCGCATGGCCCTGCCCATCTTTGGCACCTACATGGAAAAGCTCTACCAGGACCGGAACCTGGACATCACCATGGGACCTTTCCCCAAGCCTACCGTCAAGATTTCCAAGAAGTACGTTTGCTATACCGAGGAGCCCCGCCCCAAACGCGCCGAGCCGGTGGACAGCATTGTGGTAGACAACCTGCTGGAGCAAATAAACAGCGGGGCAGTGGCCGTGCCGGATAGCTTATAG
- a CDS encoding TIGR01777 family oxidoreductase — MPNSTNESARKVLIAGGTGLIGTRLSEMLIDAGYDVAHVSRQSGASHYRRFRWDLRAKTIDEAAVPYADYIINLAGSSVSDGKWTDERKRDIMESRLGGTNLLVRELRERPNHVRAFISASAIGIYGDAGDKIVNEETPPASSKDFLADVAHQWELAAEQAATLGVRTVISRIGIVLSDQGGALPSMARPVKLMAGAPLGSGQQFMSWIHLDDLCRLIIQMMEEGHWEGTYNAVAPNPVRNKEFTQMLADVMHRPLVLPKVPEFGLKLMMGEMSEIVLASQRVSAEKILHEGFTFEYPHLHEALESFYGEDE; from the coding sequence ATGCCTAATAGCACAAATGAATCGGCCCGCAAAGTTCTCATTGCGGGCGGCACTGGTCTGATTGGCACGCGCCTAAGCGAAATGCTGATTGACGCGGGCTATGACGTGGCCCATGTGAGTCGCCAGAGCGGCGCCTCGCACTACCGGCGCTTCCGCTGGGATTTGCGCGCCAAAACCATCGACGAAGCCGCCGTTCCCTACGCCGACTATATCATTAATCTGGCCGGCTCCAGCGTTTCGGATGGAAAGTGGACGGATGAGCGCAAGCGCGATATTATGGAAAGCCGCCTGGGCGGCACCAACCTGCTGGTACGGGAGCTGCGCGAGCGGCCCAACCATGTGCGGGCATTTATCTCCGCCTCTGCTATTGGTATCTATGGTGATGCCGGCGACAAAATTGTAAACGAAGAAACGCCCCCGGCCTCTTCCAAAGACTTTCTGGCTGATGTGGCCCACCAGTGGGAACTGGCCGCCGAGCAGGCGGCTACGCTGGGCGTGCGGACCGTTATTTCGCGCATTGGCATTGTGCTAAGCGACCAGGGCGGTGCCCTGCCGTCTATGGCCCGGCCCGTGAAGCTCATGGCCGGCGCGCCGCTGGGCTCGGGCCAGCAGTTTATGTCCTGGATTCACCTAGATGACCTTTGCCGCCTGATTATTCAGATGATGGAGGAAGGCCATTGGGAGGGCACCTACAATGCCGTAGCGCCTAACCCGGTGCGCAACAAGGAATTCACCCAGATGCTGGCCGACGTCATGCACCGGCCGCTGGTGCTGCCCAAAGTGCCCGAGTTTGGCCTGAAGCTGATGATGGGCGAAATGAGTGAAATTGTGCTGGCCTCGCAGCGGGTTAGCGCGGAGAAAATCCTGCACGAAGGCTTCACTTTTGAGTACCCGCATCTGCATGAAGCCCTGGAGTCGTTTTACGGCGAGGATGAATAG
- the folE gene encoding GTP cyclohydrolase I FolE: MDNSVPGHEADAHLPLDLRTPLRPDAFALSDQEKIAAIEPHFREIMTLLGLDLTDDSLSGTPRRVAKMYVQEWFRGLNPEHQPEVRLFENRYHYHQMLVERDITLFSCCEHHFVPIIGKAHVAYMPGEKVVGLSKLNRVVQYYARRPQVQERLTRQIAEELKHALHTNDVAVLIEADHLCVMSRGVNDTSSSTITAEYSGIFLQQEHYRTEFLRLIGK; encoded by the coding sequence ATGGATAACTCCGTGCCCGGCCATGAGGCCGACGCCCACCTGCCTTTAGACCTGCGGACTCCGCTGCGGCCTGATGCCTTCGCGCTGTCCGATCAGGAGAAAATTGCCGCCATTGAACCCCATTTTCGGGAAATCATGACCCTTCTGGGGCTTGATCTGACCGACGACAGCCTGAGCGGTACGCCGCGGCGGGTAGCTAAAATGTATGTGCAGGAGTGGTTCCGGGGGCTTAACCCGGAGCACCAGCCGGAGGTGCGGCTGTTTGAAAACCGCTACCACTACCACCAAATGCTGGTAGAGCGCGACATTACGCTGTTTTCCTGCTGTGAGCACCACTTTGTGCCCATCATTGGGAAGGCACACGTGGCGTACATGCCGGGAGAGAAGGTGGTGGGTCTGTCTAAGCTGAACCGCGTAGTGCAGTACTATGCGCGCCGCCCCCAGGTGCAGGAGCGCCTCACGCGCCAGATTGCCGAGGAGCTAAAGCACGCCCTGCATACCAATGATGTGGCGGTGCTGATTGAAGCCGACCACTTGTGCGTGATGAGCCGGGGGGTGAACGATACCAGCAGCAGCACCATTACGGCCGAATACTCCGGCATTTTCTTGCAGCAGGAACACTATCGGACTGAGTTTCTGCGTCTCATCGGTAAATAA
- a CDS encoding 6-pyruvoyl trahydropterin synthase family protein, whose amino-acid sequence MKVTVCRKEHFNAAHRLYNPAWTDERNAEVFGPCANVNYHGHNYELVVRVTGEIDPDTGYVYDMKRLSSLIKSEILDTFDHRNLNLDIADFRSLIPTAENMAVVIWQRLRPHLAAPLGLSVTLFETERNFVEYHG is encoded by the coding sequence ATGAAAGTTACCGTTTGCCGAAAAGAGCACTTTAATGCAGCCCACCGATTGTACAATCCGGCCTGGACGGATGAGCGCAATGCGGAGGTATTTGGCCCTTGTGCCAATGTGAATTACCACGGGCACAATTACGAACTGGTGGTGCGCGTAACCGGTGAGATAGATCCGGACACGGGCTACGTGTATGACATGAAGCGCCTGAGCTCCCTGATTAAAAGCGAGATTCTGGATACCTTTGACCACCGAAATTTGAACCTGGATATTGCTGATTTCCGCAGCCTGATTCCAACGGCCGAAAATATGGCCGTGGTCATCTGGCAACGCCTACGTCCGCACCTGGCAGCCCCCCTGGGCTTATCGGTCACCCTGTTCGAGACCGAGCGCAACTTTGTTGAATACCATGGATAA
- a CDS encoding inorganic diphosphatase, protein MLAGLLGSASSCGTDYAQLPTFSAERKLLQVVVEVPAGTNHLQYFDPATQQFRAVHRAGLEQVVEFLPCPGNQGFIPGTRPAGSELPMQALVLAETQPQGTVLEVLPLALLTIDDNGTMKNIVIATPARPSQQILPKVESWQDLTTNYPSVREMVRQWFQHQGRAGEIRIVSWKDERAAEQAVKGAM, encoded by the coding sequence TTGCTGGCAGGGCTCCTGGGCTCTGCCAGCAGCTGCGGCACGGACTATGCCCAGCTGCCTACTTTCTCTGCGGAGCGCAAGCTGTTACAGGTTGTAGTAGAGGTACCAGCCGGCACCAACCATCTGCAGTACTTTGATCCGGCTACGCAGCAGTTTCGGGCGGTGCACCGCGCAGGCTTGGAGCAAGTAGTAGAGTTCCTTCCCTGCCCGGGCAACCAGGGCTTTATTCCCGGCACCCGGCCGGCGGGGTCAGAATTGCCCATGCAGGCCTTAGTGCTGGCAGAAACCCAGCCGCAGGGCACTGTACTGGAGGTGTTACCCTTGGCGCTGCTTACTATTGATGACAATGGCACGATGAAGAATATTGTCATAGCCACTCCTGCCCGCCCCAGTCAGCAGATTTTGCCCAAAGTGGAGTCCTGGCAAGACCTAACGACGAACTATCCTAGCGTGCGGGAAATGGTGCGCCAGTGGTTTCAGCACCAGGGCCGGGCCGGCGAAATCCGAATAGTAAGCTGGAAAGATGAACGGGCGGCAGAGCAGGCTGTGAAAGGCGCTATGTAA
- a CDS encoding M1 family metallopeptidase, producing the protein MRKFLSGCVLALSPLFSYAQSTSTPAAYWQQEAKYSIDVVLDDQQHMLTGKEELQYTNNSPDQLTFIWFHLWPNAYRDNTTALAKQLRRNGDLKFEFAKPEQRGFIDQLDFKVNGQPTSLEVDPNNPDVARLVLPQPLAPGATITITTPFRVKLPESFSRMSHLGQSYQVTQWYPKPAVYDRKGWHQMPYLQNGEFYSDFGSFDVRITLPANYVVGATGVLQNADEQARLDQLAAATALKKTDKDFGKDESFPASSPETKTLRYVQDKVHDFAWFADKRFNVLKSGVTLPSGRQVTSWVMFLNKDGMRWIKALENVDKALLNYSKWVGEYPYASATAVDGALSAGAGMEYPMITVTQVSADAVVHEVGHNWFYGILASNEREHPWMDESVNTYFHHRVLALDTAGGIYAKIMRSPFLRKAASSVGVDQQTIQAGSYLPYQAMVSRGLYQAPSQPSATLTNINYGVALYMAAPAQLKYLASYLGQDKFDAAMQAYYQRWQFRHPYPEDMQAVFEETAGQKLSWFFQDMLNNTRTYNASVSDVQATDTVKVLVRNDSPAPFAVPVASLDAQGRVLETQWTPVLGVTDEDDETQLNFRRENVAAVVIDPTYLTPELNRRDDRMKTQGSFRRVEPIRLQPLLGLQRWDRAAINFTPVLGANTSDKLMVGAAFYSSPAVLQRLSYVAMPMYSFNQKELNGIGMLNVNVLPDRYARQIVTGVLVQRFERYRKIEPSITFLLPATNFDAPQHRVKFASASIYLQDEKHTSSIQTIEYGVKGGNARLKWNADVEYNKLTRDRELDERNANLLRASATVEQFYAPKKSIQIRLFGGRFLTNISAQASDSLLADRDVPQPYVLGLSGSPDYRYQTAFLDRQQISPALAAQRHQTDDRDGAFKAYMPATSTKWLASLNVLADLPVTPLKAFVDLGAMQNKVTVAEGRQAQRLFYDAGLVVPFFGNRLQFYLPVAGSQFENGLPGSRKDFTDNIRFVFHLESLNPFRILDEQLAK; encoded by the coding sequence ATGAGAAAATTTCTAAGTGGCTGCGTGCTGGCCCTTTCCCCCTTGTTCAGCTACGCTCAGTCCACCAGTACTCCGGCCGCCTATTGGCAGCAGGAGGCAAAGTATTCTATTGATGTAGTACTGGATGACCAGCAGCACATGCTCACGGGCAAAGAAGAGCTGCAGTATACCAACAACTCCCCCGACCAGCTCACCTTTATCTGGTTTCACCTCTGGCCAAATGCCTACCGCGACAATACCACCGCCCTGGCCAAGCAGCTGCGCCGCAACGGCGACCTGAAGTTTGAATTTGCCAAGCCCGAGCAGCGCGGCTTTATTGATCAGCTCGATTTCAAAGTAAACGGGCAGCCCACCAGCCTGGAGGTTGACCCCAACAACCCCGATGTAGCCCGGCTGGTGCTGCCGCAGCCGCTGGCGCCGGGCGCCACTATCACCATTACCACGCCCTTCCGCGTGAAGCTGCCGGAGTCCTTCTCCCGCATGAGTCACCTGGGCCAGTCTTACCAGGTAACGCAATGGTACCCCAAGCCTGCCGTGTACGACCGCAAAGGCTGGCACCAGATGCCCTACCTGCAAAACGGCGAGTTTTACTCCGACTTCGGCTCGTTTGATGTTCGCATTACCCTGCCCGCCAACTACGTGGTGGGCGCTACCGGCGTACTGCAGAATGCCGATGAGCAGGCCCGGCTGGACCAGTTGGCGGCGGCCACGGCCCTGAAAAAAACCGACAAGGATTTCGGTAAGGATGAGTCTTTCCCGGCTTCCAGCCCCGAAACCAAAACCCTGCGCTACGTGCAGGACAAGGTTCACGACTTTGCCTGGTTTGCCGACAAGCGCTTTAACGTGCTGAAGAGCGGCGTCACGCTGCCTTCAGGCCGCCAGGTAACCTCCTGGGTCATGTTCCTGAACAAAGACGGTATGCGCTGGATTAAGGCGCTGGAAAACGTAGACAAGGCCCTCCTGAACTACTCTAAATGGGTAGGCGAATATCCATACGCGTCGGCTACGGCCGTAGACGGCGCCCTGAGTGCAGGCGCCGGTATGGAATACCCCATGATTACGGTAACGCAGGTTTCTGCTGATGCCGTGGTGCACGAGGTAGGCCATAACTGGTTTTACGGCATCCTGGCCAGCAATGAGCGGGAACACCCATGGATGGATGAAAGCGTGAATACTTACTTTCATCACCGCGTACTGGCCCTGGACACTGCCGGCGGCATCTATGCGAAAATCATGCGCAGCCCGTTCCTGAGGAAAGCGGCCTCCTCTGTGGGCGTTGACCAGCAAACCATTCAGGCCGGCTCCTACCTTCCTTATCAGGCCATGGTCAGCCGTGGGCTGTACCAGGCCCCCAGCCAGCCTTCGGCCACGCTAACCAACATTAACTATGGCGTAGCGCTGTATATGGCCGCGCCCGCGCAGCTGAAGTATCTGGCCTCCTATCTGGGGCAGGATAAATTTGATGCGGCCATGCAGGCGTACTACCAGCGGTGGCAGTTCCGCCACCCCTACCCCGAGGATATGCAGGCCGTGTTTGAAGAAACCGCGGGCCAGAAGCTGAGCTGGTTTTTTCAGGATATGCTGAATAATACTCGCACCTACAATGCGTCCGTGAGCGACGTGCAGGCCACTGACACCGTGAAAGTGCTGGTGCGCAATGACTCGCCCGCGCCATTTGCCGTGCCGGTTGCCTCCCTGGATGCGCAGGGCCGCGTACTGGAAACCCAGTGGACGCCGGTACTGGGCGTAACCGATGAGGATGATGAAACCCAACTGAACTTCCGCCGCGAAAACGTAGCGGCCGTGGTCATCGACCCTACTTACCTGACGCCAGAACTCAACCGCCGCGACGACCGGATGAAAACACAGGGCAGTTTCCGGCGGGTAGAGCCCATTCGTCTGCAGCCGCTGCTGGGCTTGCAGCGCTGGGACCGGGCCGCCATCAACTTTACGCCCGTGCTGGGAGCCAACACCTCGGATAAGCTGATGGTGGGTGCGGCCTTCTACAGCAGCCCGGCCGTGCTGCAGCGCCTGAGCTATGTGGCCATGCCCATGTACAGCTTCAATCAGAAAGAACTGAACGGCATCGGCATGCTGAATGTGAACGTGCTGCCCGACCGCTACGCCCGCCAGATTGTGACCGGAGTGCTGGTGCAGCGCTTTGAGCGCTACCGCAAAATAGAGCCCAGCATTACCTTTCTGCTGCCCGCCACCAACTTCGATGCACCCCAGCACCGCGTTAAATTCGCTTCGGCCTCTATTTATCTGCAGGATGAAAAGCATACCAGCAGCATTCAGACCATAGAGTACGGCGTGAAAGGCGGCAATGCCCGCCTGAAGTGGAATGCGGATGTGGAGTACAACAAGCTCACGCGTGACCGTGAGTTAGACGAGCGGAATGCGAACCTGCTGCGCGCCAGTGCTACCGTAGAGCAATTTTATGCTCCTAAGAAGAGCATTCAAATACGACTGTTCGGCGGGCGCTTCCTGACCAATATTTCGGCGCAGGCCAGCGACTCCCTGCTGGCCGACCGCGACGTGCCGCAGCCCTACGTGCTGGGCCTGAGCGGCAGCCCCGACTACCGCTACCAGACGGCTTTCCTGGACCGCCAGCAGATTTCCCCGGCCCTGGCTGCCCAACGCCACCAGACGGATGACCGCGACGGTGCTTTTAAGGCCTACATGCCGGCTACCAGCACCAAATGGCTGGCTTCGCTGAATGTCCTGGCCGATTTGCCGGTTACCCCACTCAAGGCTTTTGTAGACCTGGGCGCCATGCAGAACAAAGTTACAGTGGCGGAAGGCCGTCAGGCCCAGCGGTTATTTTACGATGCCGGCCTAGTAGTACCTTTCTTCGGAAACCGGCTTCAGTTCTACCTGCCGGTGGCGGGCTCACAGTTTGAAAATGGTTTGCCCGGCAGCCGTAAAGACTTCACCGATAACATTCGGTTTGTCTTCCATCTGGAAAGCCTGAACCCCTTCCGGATTCTGGATGAGCAATTGGCCAAATAG